The nucleotide sequence TTCCACCAGATGATGCGCTATTTCCGCGCGACCGCGCTCTCGGGGCCCCTCATGGAATTCCTAGGCTCCCTGGTAATGTCGGCCGTGGTCTACCAGGGAGGCAAGGAAATCATCGCGGGACATCTGACCCCTGGGGCCTTCTTCACCTTCCTCGGATCCTTCTTCGCGGCCTACGCCCCCATCAAGAACCTGGCCCAGCTCAACGCCACCTTGCAGATGGCCTTGGCCTCCTGCGACAGGATATTCGCCATCCTGGACGAAAAGCCCACGGTCGAGGAAAGCCCCAATCCGCTCTCGCTCGACAAGATCGAGTCTGGCATTGAGTTTGAGAACGTCTCCTTCCGCTATCCGGGAAGGGAAAACTGGGCCTTGAGAAACGTCAGCCTCAAGATCGCCGCGGGCTCGGTCCTGGCCGTGGCGGGCCCGAGCGGCTCCGGAAAGACCACTATGGTGCACCTTCTCCTCAGGCTTTTCGATCCCCAAGAGGGCCGTATCCTCATCAACGGCAAGGACATCCGAGGCTACTCCATCTCCAGCCTGCGCCGGCGCATTGGCCTGGTGACCCAGGAGACCGTGCTCTTCAACGACACGGTCGCCGGGAACGTGGCCGTAGGCAAGCCCGAGGCCGCCCTCGGGGACATTCAGCGGGCCCTCGAGGTGGCCGACGCCAAGGAATTCATCGCCCAGATGCCCCAGGGCTTGGATACGCCCCTGGGAGACCGCGCTTTGCGCCTTTCGGGGGGGCAGAGGCAGCGCCTGGCCATCGCGCGCGCCGTGCTCAAGGATCCGAGCCTCCTCATCTTGGACGAGGCCACCTCGAACCTGGACGCCTCTAGCGAAAGAAGCGTCCAGGAGGCCCTGGAGAAGCTATTCCCCGGGCGGACCGTGCTCATCATTGCCCACCGCCTCTCCACGCTCCATAAAGCCGAACGCATCGCGGTCATCCACCACGGAGAGGTCAAGGAGTCCGGGACCCACTCGGAGCTCTTGGAGCTCGGCGGCCTTTACGCCACGCTCTACAAATTCCAGCAGATCGCCTGATGAAGGCCGTCGTCTTCGACATGGACGGGGTCATGGTGGACAGCGAGCGGGAATGGCGCCGACAGGAGGGGCCTTTCTTGAAGAGGCTCATCCCGGCCTGGCGCTCCGAGGACTTGGCCAAGATCACCGGCTTCGGGGTTGAAGACCTCCACCGCTGGCTGGTCAAGGAATACGGCCTCATGGAAAGCCCGGGGCGCTTCGCCGAGCTCTGCCGAGCCGTCGCCGAGGACATTTACCGCAATAGAACCAGGCTGGAGACTGGGTTGCCCGGCTTCTTCATCAGGCTCGAGGAGGCCGGAATTCCCATGGGGCTAGCCTCGTCATCACCTCGCGCCTGGATCGATCTCGTTCTCGAGCGCTTCAAGCTCGCGCGCTATTTCCGGGCCGTGACGAGCGCCGACGACGTGGAGGGCGAGGGCAAGCCCTCCCCGCGCATCCACCTCAAAGCGGCCGGCCTTTTGGGCGTCGACCCTCGGGACTGCGTGGCCATCGAGGACTCCTTCGTAGGGGTCCGCGCCGCCAAAAAGGCGGGGATGTTCTGCGTGGGGTTTCGTAACGGCTACAACCAGGACCAGGATCTATCCGCGGCCGACGCCGAAATCTCAAGCTTTTCAGGGCTCAAGCCCGGCGAGCTGGCGCGAAAGCTCCGCCTGGCCCGCGACGAAGGCCCGCCAAGCTAAGAGCAGGCGCTCGCGCTCGCGCGCCGACAGGCGCGGCTTGAAAACCCTTTCCGGCCGAGGCCGGCCCTCCCTCCAAGGGCGGCCGGCCGCGCGCGCGGCCAACTCGGCGGCCCCCAAGGCCGTGGCCTCGCTTTGGCCCAATCGCTCCACGGGCAGGCCCAAGAGGTCGGCTTGGGCCTGCATGAGGTGCGAAATCCGGGAGAGCCCGCCGGAGGTCCGCAGGGGCCCCAGTCTGAATCCTCCCCTTCTTACGACCGAGGCGATGTCGCAAACGAGGAAGGCCACCGACTCCACCGCGGCCCGGACCAAATCCGGGCCGCGCGTGCGCGATGTGAGCCCCGCGAAGGCGCTTTGAGTCTTGTAATCCCAGCGCGGCGCCCCGAGGCCTCCGATGGCGGGAAGGGCCCAAACCCTCTCCTTGGACTCCCGGCAAAGCCTGTCCGCGGAGCTTACGTCCCTGAGAAGCCCAAGCCCCGCCAGCCAATCGAGGCAGGCCCCGGCCGCGTGCACCGTGCCTTCCTGGAAAAAATAAGGAGCCTCACCCGCAGCACCCGCGCCGACCGAGGTCAAAAGCCCGGGCAGGCGCCGGAAACTCGCACCCGTGTTGTAAAGTAAAAAAGCCCCGGTCCCGTAGTTGGCGAGAAACGACCCGGGAGCCCGCGCCCCCAAGCCCAAGGCCGCGGCCTGCTGGTCTCCCGCGCAGGCGAGGATGGCCAGGCGCCGCCCCCGGCGCGTCATGAACCCCCAGCTGCCGGCCGATGGGCGGATTTCCGGCATGACCGCCCGCGGGATCTTGAAGATATCCAGCATGAAGCCGTCCCAATCCATGCTTGAGAGATTCATGAGCAAGGTGCGCTGGGCCAAGGTGGGGTCGGCCGCGAAAACCTCGCCCCCGGTCCAGCGCCAGATAAGATAGCTTCCCACGGGCCCCGCCATGAGGCGGCCGGCATCAAGGGCCTTGCGCGCGGCCGGGGTATGGTCCAGGAGCCAGCGTATCTTGGGGGCGGAGTAGTAAGGGGTGAGGTAAAGCCCGGTCCGTTCATGAACCTCTTCTTGATGCCGGCCCAAGCTCTCCACAAGCGGCGCGGCCCTGCCGTCCTGCCAGCTCGGGGCCCGCGCCAAGGCCTTTCCCGTCTCCCGGTCCCAGAGAATGATGGTCGAGCGTTGACAGGCCAAGCCCAAGCCTATAATCTCTCGAGAGGAGGGGATTTGGGCCAGGACCGCGTCCAAGGCTTTCTCTTGGCTTGCCGCGATGCCCCCGGCCTCGTGCTCGGCCCAGCCCGGGCGGGGATAGCGGATCTTGAGGGGAACCTGGGCCTGGGCCGCGACCCCGCCGCGCTCGTCAACCGCCAAGGCACGGGAACTGGAGGAGCCCTGGTCCAAAGCGATGACAAGGGGGCTCTTCTGGCGGCTCAAAGGGGCTGAACCTTGATTTCCCAGGCCTCGGTCTTCTCGCCCAGCTCTTCGAGCTGTGCCTTGAGGTTCAAGTCGAGCTCGGGGTCGGACATCAGCTGCTCCACCTTGGGGGCCGAGGGCGCCAAGATCCGCTCGTAGAGCCCTGCCTTCTTGATGAGCTCGAGGACCTTCTTCTTGTCCGAAAAACTCCACCTCGCATTCGATGTGGAGGACAGCTGGTATCGCTGGCCGAAGGCTCGAACATAGCCCTTCTCTTCGAGAAGGGCTATGATCTTCTCTTGCAGTCGAGCTCTCTCTTCTTCCAATTCCGCGCTTTTTTGGGAGAGCTCTCCATACCGATCGATAAGACTTCCAAGACTCTCCTCCGAGGCCGGCCGTCCCCGGGGCAAAGCCGGCTCCGTTCCGGGAAACTGGTGTTTGAAAATCGGGCAAAGCGGCTTATAGTCGCACCAATAGCACTTCTTTTCCTCCGGCTTGGGCGTGAATGCGCCTTCCGATATGGCTTCTGCGGCGGAGACGATGCGCTCCCTCAGGGCGGCCACCAAGCCCTCCTGGTGTCGCTCCACCGACTGCTCCTTGAGGGTGGGCAGATGGTAGAAGACCAGGCGCGCCACGGGCAGGCCCAGGAGCGCCTCGCAGGCCATCTGGTACATGGTGAGCTGGGCGTCCGCCTGAACCCTGTCCTTGGCTAGGGCCTTGCCCGTCTTGTAGTCTAGGATGGAGAGGCTACCGTCGGCCAGTTTATCTATGCGGTCCACCTTGCCGGTGACAGGAACGCCCGACACCTCCAGGTTGAACTGGTACTCCACGAAAAAGGGAAGCTTAAAGTCCCGGACGTGCTTGTTGTAGAACTGGGTGAGTATCTGCTTGCCGTCATCGAAATACTCGGACTCCTGGACCTGATCCCGGTAGCCGGCCGAGAGCCAATGCTCCTTGTAATAGGCGAGCAGCTCCTCCAGGCTCGGGGGAGGAAGGGTCTTTACCCCGTAGAAGAACTCCAGGGCCTGGTGCACGCTCGAGCCGAAGGAAAAGAAGTGCCGGGGCTTCTCCGGGATGTTGTCTATGTACTTGAACTTGTATTTCTGCGGACATTCGCCGTACATCGTGAGGGAGGAATGGGACAGCGGCCGCGGCAATTTAATCTTGGGCATGTGGCGTTACCGGGCGGTATTTTACCATAACGCCGTCGAGCAGTTTCGTCGCGACAAACAGCTCCGGGCCCTCGAGGAGGGCAAAATGCTACGCTAACAACATGGCTGCGAACGGTCTGATGGCGGATCGAACATGCTTTCGTATCGGCGAAGACCTCTATCGGATGGATCAATCGATCCAGGTGCGGGGTCGCGACGCGGGCTACGATGCGACAGGCCCTTATTGGGTAGTAGGCTATATACGGGTCTTAGCCGGCAGGGTGAGCTTCCTCGTGGACAATCAGCTTGTCGAAGCGCCCGGCCGTTCATTCGTGATGGTCCTCCCCCCGCGCTCCGTCGTCTCCGCTGTGCTCCGGGGAGCCAAGACCCTCAACTCGGCGGCCTTTTCGCGGGCTCAAACTCCGGACGCGATGCCTAAGGCGCCGGTGGCGTTCCCGCTGACGACATTTGGCCCGGTGCGCTCCAGGACTGACGTGAGCAGAATCTTGAGGCATATGAAAGAGCCGGTGAACATTAGCCGCTGCAGCAAGCCTCACCCTTTGTCCAAGGAGCTGAAGGATCGTCTGGAATCGACATTTCACGAGCCCCGATCGCTTTCGGGACTGTCAGAGGAGCTTGGGACCTCCGCCGCAATGCTTTCCCGCCTGTTCCGACGTGACTGGGGGAAACCGCCCGTTCAATTCCGGAATTGGCTCCGTATCACTGAGTCCTTCCGCCATCTAGCCGAACAAAAGGCAATCACTGAAACCGCGTTCGAGGCAGGATTCAACGACCTGTCGAGATTCCACAAACAGTTCAGAAGGACGATCGGCTTCACTCCACGGACAATCCAAACAAAGTCAAAAAACGCCAAGACAGCCTGACTCGCAAGTCATAGAGTCGGTTCATGGATACCCTAAAAATTGTTCTCACCGTTTGGAGCGTTGTCGGACTTCTCGGCACGTTGGCGACCTGGATCCGCCTAGACCGAGAATCGCGCAACGATGCTGGTGCTCGCCGCTCCTTTGCGGCGAGCCTCTCTTACGCTATTTTCACGGGTCTTTCAGCCCAGAACGTGTTCCCGAGCCCCCACGTCCCAGCTTGGTGGGCTTGGTCGATCGCGCCGTTGGGAATTCTGATCATGACCTTAGGACAAGGTTTATGCTGGTGGGCCAAGAAGAGCCTCGGGGGGGGATTCTCGGTGTGTCTAGCTCCTAGGAATAGAGTCTTGATTTCGGGTGGTCCCTATAGAATCTGTCGCCATCCGATGGCGCTTGGATTCTTGATGAATTGGCTCGGAACCACCATGGTTCTCTGCAGCCCGACGATGCTCCTTGCCTTCGGAGTCGTTTCGATCGTGCTCATGCAGCGAATCGCTCTTGAAGAGGCAGCCCTCAGGCTGGCCTTCGGCGATGAATACCTACGCTACAGAGAGAGGGTGCCACTGATCGCGCCCTGCAGGGACGCAGAGTGCGAGGCGGAACTTGATCGAGCGATGCGAATTCTGGAGCGAGCCAGGTAGCCGACTGGCGATCTCAGCGCAGGCCATCGAGATCGACTGCTAGCCTGCAGCGATGGATCGGCTGCTAGGCGGCCTTCAGGTCCCCATTGTCGCGGAAGCTAAAGCAGCCCGAGCCCGAGACGACGAGGTGGTCGAGGAGGGGAATGCCCATCAGCTCCCCGCAGCGCGCCAGGCGCCTGGTGGCGTCCTTGTCCTCTAAGGAGGGGGAACAGTCCCCGGAGGGATGGTTGTGGACCACGATCAAGGCCGCGGCCGCATGGGCCACGGCCGGGGCGAAGATTTCACGGGGATGGACGAGGCTCGCGGACAACGTCCCAACGGAGACGATCTCGCTGTGGAGGAGCTGGTGCCTGGCGTTGAGATAGAACGCGAGGAAGTGCTCCTTTCTCGCGGATTTGACGAAGCTCGGCACCTGAGCCAGGACCCCGGCAGGGGTGTCGAGAACCGGGCGCGTGTCCTGGGGGCTGCCCCGAGCCTGCCTGCGCCCGAGCTCGAGGCCCGCGACCAGGCTCGCGGCCCGGCTCGGGCCCACCCCCTTGAACCTCTTAAGGCTCTGGTAGCCGGCCTGGGCCAGGCCTTGCGGGTAGGCTTTGAGCAGGGACTGGGCGAGCTCGAGCACTCCGTGGCCGCCGTAGCCCGTGCGCAGGACGAGGGCCAAAAGCTCGGGCTCCGCCAAGGCCTCGGGGTTCAAGCGCTCAAGCCTCTCCCGAGGCCGCTCCACCGGGTGCAGGTCCTTGAGGGACATCATGGCTCACTCGATAGAGAGGGCCACCTTCTTGAGGGTCTCCAAAGGCGGGCTCCCGATCAGGAAAAACCGGGCCTTGGGAAGGGACCATGAGAGCATGACACCCTCCGGGGTCGAGACCCACAAGGCCCAGCCCCGGCCGAGCTTGGTCCTCTGCGCGGGCCGGGCTCCGAATTGCCAACGCACCCGGGCCGGTCCCTGGAACAAAGAGAGGGCGCGGGTCCCGTCGGAGTAGCGCCAATGAACGACTTTTTTGCGCCCCTGAGGCAGAACCGCGAAGCCCTCGAAGCCGTAGCCCGGAGGAAGCCAGCGGGGAGTTCGGGCATCCAGGCCGCTTTGCTCTCGAGCGGCCTGGAGCGCGTCCGCGCTCGGGGCAGGCGCCCTTGGCGCGGGCTCGGCCAGGGCCAAGGCCGGGCTCAAGGCCATGCAAATCGCTAAAACTCCCGCGAGCGTTCTCATTTGACCAAGGCGCGGGCGTACTCCCCGTGCGCCTTCAAAAGGGCGTCCACGGGAACCTCGACCGGGGCCTCGAGGTAATAGAATCCAGCTCCCAGGACCGCGGCGGCGCAGGCCAAGGCCGCCGCTCCGCCGCGAACCGCAAGGCTCCGGCGCCAAAGGGCGAAAAGTCCGCGCTCCGGCCGCGTCCGCTCCGAGCGCGCCGCGGCCAACAACTCCCGGTGCAAATCCTCGGGCATCTCCGGCGTCGGCAAGAAGCTCAAGGCCTTCTTGGTGAATGCCTCCAAGCCGGGGTCGTGCTCACTTTCCATGCATGTCCTCCCTTTTTACGGCCGCAACCTCTCCGATCTCTTCCATGATCCGCCTTTTGAAGGCCTTGCGCGCCCGGCAGAGGCGGGAGCGCACCGTACCGGCCGGGCAATCCAGCACCTCCGAAATCTGGTCGTAGCTCAAGCCCTGAATGTCGCTCAAGGTGAGCACGGCTTTTTGCTCAAGGGACAAAGACTCCATGGCCGCCAGGACCTGCTCCCTCAATTCCTGGCGCTCCAGGCTCTCCAAGACGTCGCCCTCGGCCGCGTCGCACAAAGTCTCGGAAAGGCGCAGGCCCTCCTCGGCGCCGTAGCCGGAAAGGGGAGCGTCCATGGAGACCGAATGGCGCGAGTCGAACCTCTTGATCTTGTCGTAGTAGACATGGCGCAGTATGGTGAGGAACCAATTCTCGAGGGGCTGGCCGTCGCGGTAGCTCCCCCAGCCGCGCAGGACTTTGAAGAACGACTCCTGGAGGAGCTCTCTGGCCTCGTCGTCGTTGCCGCAGAGATGGTAGGCGAACTGGTAGCCCCGGGGCGAGTACTGCTCGATCAGGCGCTCAAGCATGGCGTTTCCTACCTACTATACGACGGACCCCCCGAAAAAGTTCCATCCCCGTCGAGAGCCGACGACCCGATTGTAACAAATAATTAACGGCCCCGTAATCGCCTTGTAACACTTTTTGCCGATAATGGGGCTATGACATCCCCGACCAAGCCGCTCTGGGAAGACCTGGCCCTCCCCAAGACCGAGCCCCAACTCCAGGCCCAGGCTATGCCCCAGTCCATGCCGGCTTCCTACCTCACCCACGAGCTCCGGGCCCCAGTGACCGCGATCCGCCTGGGCCTCGAGATACTCCTAGAGCAGGTGGCGGAGCGCCTCCAGGGGGAGGAAAAGCAGATTTTATCCTTGGCGATTCGAAACACGGCCCGCCTCGAGAGCCTGGTCAACGACATCCTCGACTACTCCAAGATCGCCGCCGGAAAGATGGCGCTCGAGAAACGGCCCTGCGACGCCCGCGCCCTTCTTTCCGAGACGGCGGCCAGCCTGCAGTCCATGGCCACCGCGCGGGGAGTCAAGCTTTTAAAGGAGGAGGGGGGGGAGCCCCTTCCCCGCGTTTCGGCGGAACCTCGGCGGGTGGTCCAGATACTGACCAATCTCATCTCCAACGGGATCAAGTTCACCTCGCCGCGCGGCCGGGTCGCCGTCTCGGCCAAGAAGGGGGAATTCGAGCACGAAGGCACCGTGGTTTTCCGGGTCAAGGACGCGGGACCCGGCATTCCGGCCCAGAATCTGAAGAGCATTTTCGAGGCCTTCACCCAGGTCCCGGGGACTCCAAGCGCCGCCGGGGGAACGGGCCTCGGCCTGGCGCTCTCCAAGCGCATGGTAGAGCTGCACGGCGGCCAGATTTGGGCCGAGAGCTGGCCCGGGGCGGGGGGGGCGAGCTTCTACTTCACCATCCCCATCGTCCCCGAGGACATGGGGCGCAAGATCACGCCTTACCCCGAACCCGTCCAATACTCGGGCCTCTTGGTGCGCGTCTCCCGGCGGATCAGCGCGTTCCTGGCGCTGTTCGTGTAGAAGAAGGGCCCTTAGAGCCCGTTAAAACAGTTCGGCGCTGGGATGGGAGATGCGGTTCATGGCGCGGATCATCCCGGCCCAGCGCCGGCGGGCCTCCTGCAGCTCGGCCCTGCAATACCCGAGATTGGCCTCCCATTGGCGGCGCATGTCCTCGGACCACTGGTGCTTTTGCCGCCGGTAGTCGAGCTTGGCCTGGTGATAGCGAGCCATCGCGAGCTCCAGACGCTCCCGTCCCGAACGCAGGCGGGGCTGTATCCTGCCCCACATCTTCCCCGATGCGCCCACGGCGGCCAGGCGCGCCTCCACGTGACGCACCTGCACCTCGAGCCGGGCCTTCAAAATCAGGGACTCGGGGGTGCGCTTTAGGCGTCGCACCTGGCCCAGTACGCGCATGGCATGGAGCCACCACTTGGTAAGGTCGAACTGGTACCAGCGGATGCCGTTGCGGTAGTCGGCCTGGAACTTGTGGTGGAAGTTGTGGTAGCCCTCCCCGAAGGTGAGGGGGCCCAGCCACCAATTGTCCCGGGCAGAGTTGGTGACGGCATAGGGCCTGCTCCCGCAGAGATGGGCCAGGGAGTTGATGAAGAAGGTCATATGGTGCACCACCACCACGCGCAAAAAGCCTCCCCAGAGGAGCCCGCCCACGGGCCGGCCCTGCACCAGACCGATATAGGTGGGCAAGGCAAAGGTCGCGGCCACCACGAGGAAAAGATACCAGCGGTCCTGCCAGAGCACGAGGGGATCCTTGAGCAGATCGGGCACGTTGCGGTACTTGTCGTGCAACCGGCGGGTGTCCTTGTAGAAGATCCAGCCCATATGGGCGTAGAAGCCGCCCCTCAAGATGTTGTACGGATCCTCTTTTTTGTCCACGAAGCGATGGTGGATGCGGTGATCCGAGGCCCAGTTGAGCACGGAATTCTCGGCCGCGGCCGCGCCAAAAACCAGGTAGAAGAGCTGCAAAAGCCTGCTGCACTCATAGGATTTGTGAGCGTAATACCTATGGTAGCCCCCGGTCACGGCCACGCCGGTCAGGAGGTACATGACGAAAAAATTGGCCAGCTCGAGCTTGGTGATACCGTGGTGGCAAACGTACCAAGACGTGCCCAAGAGCGCCACTAGGGGCGTCAACGTCAAGAACGCGATGTTCCCGTAGTTCAAAGGCTGTTTTGTTTTTAACATTTGATGACAGTATACTGTATAATGTGAATTCGGTGACAGTTACTTAATTTTTCGGAATTAAGTAACTGTCACCGAGTTCACACCGAACACCATGAACCAAGCCAAGAAGCTGTCATACGTTCTCTTTAGCCTCCTCATCCCGCTCACGGTCTATTTCCGCCTGGGCACGGCCTTGCTGGCGGGGCTTTTCTCCTACATGATCCTGGACCTCACCCACCGAAGGATCACGGTGCGCCTGCCCAAGCTCGTCAAACGCTGGATTTCCCTCTTCATATTCCTCGTGACCGCCACCGGGATCAGCTGGCTGTTCTGGTTTTTCTGGAAGCTCGCAATGACCCGGACTCCCGATATCATGGCCTCCCTTGTCCCGCGCGTGGGCGAGCTCTCGACGCGCTACGGCCTCGACCTGCCCTTCGAGAATCTGGACGAATTCCGGGCGGCAATCCTGACCGGGGTCAAGGAGAACGCCAGGGCGATCACACAAACCTCGAGCCTGCTCACCAAGGGTTTCTTCCAGGTCCTGGTGGGAACCATGGTCGCGATCCTGTACTTCATGAGCGGCGACTCTGGCCCCGACTACAAACCGAATCTCTTCGACGAACTCCGCCGCGAATTCAACGAGCGCATCCGCCTCTTCATGCTGAGCTTCGAGAAGCTTTTCGGGGCTCAGATCCTGATCTCCCTCATCAACACAAGCCTCACCGCGATCTTCCTCCTCGTCCTCAACATGCCCTACGCCCTATTCCTGGTGCTCTCGACCTTCATTTTCGGGGCGATCCCCATCATCGGGAACATCATCAGCAACGCCATCATCGTGGGAACGGCCCTCACGGTCTCGCCCAGGCACGCCGCCTTCGCCTTGGTTTTCCTAGTCTTGATCCACAAGGGCGAATACATCTTGAACAGCCGCATCATCGGCTCGAGCTTGAAGACTCCCATGTGGCAGACCTTGCTGGGAATTTTGGTGGGGGAGGCCGTGATGGGGCTGCCGGGGGTCATCCTGGCCCCCGCCCTTCTGCACTACCTGCGCGGCGAGATGCGCTCCATTCCCATTCCCGCGGAGGCCGCGGGGACAACCAACCTGCGGTAGACCTCGGCGCCGTTTTTGAGCTCGGGATCGTTGCTCGGCGCCTCCTTGAGCCTCTCCAGGAACTCCGGCTCCCAATCGCAGTTCTCCCGGCTGAGCTCCCGGGCCAGCTCCATGGCGCGGTGGGCGTACTTGAGGTTTTGCACCGCTTCTAGGCCCGCGATGTCCGAAAAAAACCAGCCGCAGCTCGTGTACATGAGAAGCGCCTGGCGCTGCATCTCGAGCAGTAGTCTCGCGCGGCGCTTGCGCTCATTCGAGAACGAAAATAGGCCTTTCAGGCGAGGCTTGAGGAAGTCCTCGAAGGAGGACTTCTCCAGCAGGACCTCGATGTAATCATTCCTGGCCTGCCAGGGATCTTGGAAAATGACCTCCGCCTCAGCCTGGTAGAGGCCGGCGAGGCGGTCCCCAAGCCAGTCAAGGGACTCGCGCAGGGGGGCGCGCCACTTCTGAGCCTGCCCGGGCTGGGCCCCGCAGCCGCAGTCCTCCATCCAACGCCCCAGGCCGTGGGAGCAGCTCCACGCCGTCCCCAGCCTCTGCGGCCCCTTCTTGATCTCCGCCTCCCAGCGCGGGTGGTGCGCGGCCAGGAAATACCCAAAATTGACCGCCGTCAAGCCGTGGGCCGACAGCTCCCTCTTGAACAGGTGAGCCAAGCCCATTTCCGCGAACTTTTCATGGTGACCGTAGGTCTCCCCGTCGGTGCATAGGGTCACGAGCTGGTCGGCGTGGGGATGGGGGTCGAAGACCTCCGCGACTTTCTTGGCGCAGTGCGCGGCGTCGGCCATGAGCTTCTCGAAGGCCACGCCCTGGGAGAGGGCCCCATGATAGAAAAATATGTCGATATGGCGGCCCCGATCGGCCGGGTCGAACCAGCGGTAGGGATGGCGGGCGTCGATCCCTCCCGATGAAACGTCCTCCCACGGCCCATCGGCGTGCCGCGCGCGCTGGGCCTGGAAGGGGGAAAGAATCGCATATTTCATCCCGCAGTCTATGAGCAGGCGCAGGACCTCGTCGTCGCAGGCGGTCTCGGGAAGCCACAGGGCCTCGGCCTTGCGCCCGAAATGATGCTCGAAATCCGCCAGGCCCCAAAGAACCTGGGTCAGACGGTCCTCTTCATTGCAAAGGGGAAGGATCGCGTGATTGTAGGCCTGGGCTATGGCGTTTCCGTGGCCCTCGAGCCTCTTGGCGCTTTCGCGGTCGGCCTCCAGGATTTTCTGGTAGGCTTCGGGGAAGGCCTTCTCCAGCCAGGAGAGCAAGGTCGGGCCGAAATTGAAGCTGAGGGATGAGTAATTATTGACTTCGTGAAGGACTTCCCGCCCGGAATCCGACATTCTCGCCCGTCCGTTGGGGATATAGCACTCCCGGGCGATGCGGGCGTTCCAGTCGTGGTCCTCGCCGGCCGAGGACTGGCGCTCGACCAGCCCGGTCCAGGGATTCTCGCGCGGCGGCTGGTAGAAATGGCCGTGAATGCAGACGAATTTCTTCGAATGAAGGGACATGGCGCTTTTATAGTTTAGCTCAAGCGCCCGGCCCGCGCAAGCGCCGGGCCTTTGGGCCCGGGCTATTTCTGCCCTTTGGGCCTATTCTCTAACCGGCGCGAATTTCAGAAAATATAC is from Elusimicrobiota bacterium and encodes:
- a CDS encoding isoprenylcysteine carboxylmethyltransferase family protein, whose translation is MDTLKIVLTVWSVVGLLGTLATWIRLDRESRNDAGARRSFAASLSYAIFTGLSAQNVFPSPHVPAWWAWSIAPLGILIMTLGQGLCWWAKKSLGGGFSVCLAPRNRVLISGGPYRICRHPMALGFLMNWLGTTMVLCSPTMLLAFGVVSIVLMQRIALEEAALRLAFGDEYLRYRERVPLIAPCRDAECEAELDRAMRILERAR
- a CDS encoding PD-(D/E)XK nuclease family protein produces the protein MPKIKLPRPLSHSSLTMYGECPQKYKFKYIDNIPEKPRHFFSFGSSVHQALEFFYGVKTLPPPSLEELLAYYKEHWLSAGYRDQVQESEYFDDGKQILTQFYNKHVRDFKLPFFVEYQFNLEVSGVPVTGKVDRIDKLADGSLSILDYKTGKALAKDRVQADAQLTMYQMACEALLGLPVARLVFYHLPTLKEQSVERHQEGLVAALRERIVSAAEAISEGAFTPKPEEKKCYWCDYKPLCPIFKHQFPGTEPALPRGRPASEESLGSLIDRYGELSQKSAELEEERARLQEKIIALLEEKGYVRAFGQRYQLSSTSNARWSFSDKKKVLELIKKAGLYERILAPSAPKVEQLMSDPELDLNLKAQLEELGEKTEAWEIKVQPL
- a CDS encoding RNA polymerase sigma factor, producing the protein MLERLIEQYSPRGYQFAYHLCGNDDEARELLQESFFKVLRGWGSYRDGQPLENWFLTILRHVYYDKIKRFDSRHSVSMDAPLSGYGAEEGLRLSETLCDAAEGDVLESLERQELREQVLAAMESLSLEQKAVLTLSDIQGLSYDQISEVLDCPAGTVRSRLCRARKAFKRRIMEEIGEVAAVKREDMHGK
- a CDS encoding helix-turn-helix transcriptional regulator, with translation MAANGLMADRTCFRIGEDLYRMDQSIQVRGRDAGYDATGPYWVVGYIRVLAGRVSFLVDNQLVEAPGRSFVMVLPPRSVVSAVLRGAKTLNSAAFSRAQTPDAMPKAPVAFPLTTFGPVRSRTDVSRILRHMKEPVNISRCSKPHPLSKELKDRLESTFHEPRSLSGLSEELGTSAAMLSRLFRRDWGKPPVQFRNWLRITESFRHLAEQKAITETAFEAGFNDLSRFHKQFRRTIGFTPRTIQTKSKNAKTA
- a CDS encoding HAD-IA family hydrolase produces the protein MKAVVFDMDGVMVDSEREWRRQEGPFLKRLIPAWRSEDLAKITGFGVEDLHRWLVKEYGLMESPGRFAELCRAVAEDIYRNRTRLETGLPGFFIRLEEAGIPMGLASSSPRAWIDLVLERFKLARYFRAVTSADDVEGEGKPSPRIHLKAAGLLGVDPRDCVAIEDSFVGVRAAKKAGMFCVGFRNGYNQDQDLSAADAEISSFSGLKPGELARKLRLARDEGPPS
- a CDS encoding ABC transporter ATP-binding protein, giving the protein MQAFRRLKPYLEPHYGRFFQACLVMTAVALLNLAMVWVLKPAVDYVFIQKETGMLYGVAALIPAIFFLKMVFTYTQSYLMSYLGQKITQNIREDLFRHLHELSMDFYWKSKSGEIMARLTNDMTSLQSGLQFAPLYLIRDSLTVLVLVGWMFHVHWKFALTALVAIPLAGSVLAILGKKLRSASRRSQEIMGEIYHRFQESLQGILVVKAFHYEEGAIRKFKEENDSFFHQMMRYFRATALSGPLMEFLGSLVMSAVVYQGGKEIIAGHLTPGAFFTFLGSFFAAYAPIKNLAQLNATLQMALASCDRIFAILDEKPTVEESPNPLSLDKIESGIEFENVSFRYPGRENWALRNVSLKIAAGSVLAVAGPSGSGKTTMVHLLLRLFDPQEGRILINGKDIRGYSISSLRRRIGLVTQETVLFNDTVAGNVAVGKPEAALGDIQRALEVADAKEFIAQMPQGLDTPLGDRALRLSGGQRQRLAIARAVLKDPSLLILDEATSNLDASSERSVQEALEKLFPGRTVLIIAHRLSTLHKAERIAVIHHGEVKESGTHSELLELGGLYATLYKFQQIA
- a CDS encoding glycerol kinase, which gives rise to MSRQKSPLVIALDQGSSSSRALAVDERGGVAAQAQVPLKIRYPRPGWAEHEAGGIAASQEKALDAVLAQIPSSREIIGLGLACQRSTIILWDRETGKALARAPSWQDGRAAPLVESLGRHQEEVHERTGLYLTPYYSAPKIRWLLDHTPAARKALDAGRLMAGPVGSYLIWRWTGGEVFAADPTLAQRTLLMNLSSMDWDGFMLDIFKIPRAVMPEIRPSAGSWGFMTRRGRRLAILACAGDQQAAALGLGARAPGSFLANYGTGAFLLYNTGASFRRLPGLLTSVGAGAAGEAPYFFQEGTVHAAGACLDWLAGLGLLRDVSSADRLCRESKERVWALPAIGGLGAPRWDYKTQSAFAGLTSRTRGPDLVRAAVESVAFLVCDIASVVRRGGFRLGPLRTSGGLSRISHLMQAQADLLGLPVERLGQSEATALGAAELAARAAGRPWREGRPRPERVFKPRLSARERERLLLAWRAFVAGQAELSRQLAGLEP
- the radC gene encoding DNA repair protein RadC, which codes for MMSLKDLHPVERPRERLERLNPEALAEPELLALVLRTGYGGHGVLELAQSLLKAYPQGLAQAGYQSLKRFKGVGPSRAASLVAGLELGRRQARGSPQDTRPVLDTPAGVLAQVPSFVKSARKEHFLAFYLNARHQLLHSEIVSVGTLSASLVHPREIFAPAVAHAAAALIVVHNHPSGDCSPSLEDKDATRRLARCGELMGIPLLDHLVVSGSGCFSFRDNGDLKAA